A genomic window from Lycium barbarum isolate Lr01 chromosome 4, ASM1917538v2, whole genome shotgun sequence includes:
- the LOC132636902 gene encoding uncharacterized protein LOC132636902 yields the protein MVCKLNEILKCLCCMLCSQLFEEATTVNLCLHTFCKRCVYQAVQETKNCPQCKKDLGSSPEEHLKDDERIQSITQKIQFLLTGKGQLESEANVVKQGAGTSKPPEKEVLDENPEEPSSFLFTFVPLLGDKRRRLRAIDLSLIHLQDSTMPVSAIQMYIAQKLNMEDPTEVDVVCCGEKLNGDMTVKDIQLIWMLHLPNSEGRKKNWDYKELIIELGYIRSEKPTTSQKK from the exons ATGGTTTGCAAGCTCAATGAGATTTTGAAATGTTTATGTTGTATGCTATGCAGTCAACTGTTTGAAGAAGCCACCACTGTTAACCTTTGCCTTCACACAT TTTGCAAAAGGTGTGTATATCAAGCAGTTCAAGAAACTAAGAACTGCCCACAATGCAAAAAAGACCTAGGTTCTTCACCTGAAGAGCATCTCAA AGATGATGAGAGAATACAGTCCATAACACAGAAAATTCAGTTCCTCCTAACTGGAAAAGGACAACTGGAATCAGAAGCTAATGTTGTGAAGCAAGGAGCTGGAACCTCCAAGCCACCTGAaaaggaagttttggatgaaaaccCAGAGGAACCTTCCTCTTTCTTGTTTACTTTTGTACCACTGCTGGGAGATAA GAGACGTAGATTGCGTGCCATTGATTTGTCCCTTATCCATCTCCA GGACAGTACGATGCCAGTATCTGCAATCCAGATGTACATCGCACAGAAGCTAAATATGGAAGATCCTACCGAG GTGGATGTTGTATGCTGTGGTGAAAAGCTAAATGGAGATATGACAGTCAAGGACATTCAGCTTATATGGATGTTGCACCTTCCCAATTCAGAAGGGAGAAAGAAGAATTGGGACTACAAGGAGCTTATTATTGAGCTAGGATACATCAGAAGCGAAAAGCCTACAACTTCCCAAAAGAAATAA